A single window of Rana temporaria chromosome 1, aRanTem1.1, whole genome shotgun sequence DNA harbors:
- the LOC120919470 gene encoding E3 ubiquitin-protein ligase TRIM39-like: MESSHLKDDLECSVCLDFYTDPVTLRCGHNFCRDCISRVLDTQDRSGGYSCPECREQLKKRPVLQKNITLCKILETLQTTQGDRDKTGISCTYCIHTPVPAVKSCLLCEASLCDNHLRVHSKAPEHVLCDPTTSPENRKCSVHKKILEYYCTEDSTCICMSCRLDGEHRGHQVETLDEASEMKKKKLRNVLQKLMTEREEMEKRVQSLEEHRRKVQGKADDETERVTVLFRDLRRRLEDLEKRVLRDISGQAERISMLINDLLQDLEIKKEELSRKMGDIEELCNMTDPLTVLQESETGDLCYTEDEEDRERRDKLLHDGGDLDVAGISHTLHTGLSDIMFGVNDVKECTGTHACKTLGVSGVTDILLDVSTAGNNLYISDNRRTVFFRFHSQNRPETPERFGCSQVMSSQSFSSGRHYWEVDIEESGYWRVGMCYRSIERRKGDQSRIGYNTKSWGLEMEKNQYLVRHDSNKIPIPGEGSSKRVGIDLDYEAGRISFYDLCDPIRYLHTFTTTFTEPLHAVLWVGFGSCIKICGGNQM, translated from the coding sequence ATGGAGTCTTCTCATCTGAAAGACGATCTGGAATGTTCCGTCTGTCTGGACTTTTATACGGATCCTGTGACCCTGAGATGtggacacaacttctgccgggACTGTATTAGTCGTGTGTTGGATACACAGGATCggtctggaggatattcctgtcctgaatgtaGAGAACAACTCAAGAAACGTCCCGTCCTTCAGAAGAACATTACTCTGTGTAAGATATTGGAGACCCTCCAGACTACACAAGGTGATCGGGACAAAACCGGGATCTCCTGTACTTACTGTATTCACACTCCTGTACCTGCTGTGAAATCCTGTCTGCTGTGTGAAGCTTCTCTGTGTGACAATCACCTGAGAGTCCACAGCAAGGCACCAGAACACGTCTTATGTGACCCCACCACTTCCCCGGAGAACAggaaatgctccgtccataagaagatcctggagtattactgcactgaggactcCACCTGTATCTGTATGTCCTGCAGGCTGGATGGAGAACATCGGGGACACCAGGTGGAGACTCTGGATGAGGCCTctgagatgaagaagaagaaactgaggaatgttctgcagaaactgatgacagagagagaggagatggaGAAAAGAGTCCAGAGTCTGGAGGAGCACAGGAGGAAAGTACAAGGAAAAGCAGATGATGAAACAGAGAGAGTCACTGTCCTGTTCAGAGACCTCCGGAGACGTCTGGAAGACCTGGAGAAGAGAGTTCTGAGGGACATCTCCGGGCAGGCAGAGCGGATCTCCATGTTAATCAATGATCTGCTCCAGgatctggaaataaagaaggaggagctgtccaggaagatgggggacattgaggagctgtgtaacatgactGATCCACTGACTGTCCTCCAGGAATCAGAAACAGGTGACTTGTGTTATACTGAggatgaggaggacagagagagacgtgataaactcctccatgatggaggggatctggatgtGGCGGGGAtctcacacacattacacacaggttTATCTGATATCATGTTTGGAGTAAATGATGTAAAAGAATGTACAGGCACACATGCCTGCAAAACATTGGGGGTGTCGGGGGTTacagacatattactggatgtgaGTACAGCTGgtaataatctatatatatcaGATAACAGGAGAACTGTATTCTTTAGATTTCATAGCCAGAATCGCCCAGAAACACCAGAGAGATTTGGTTGTTctcaggtgatgagcagtcagagtttctcctcagggagacattactgggaagtTGATATTGAGGAGTCAGGGTACTGGAGAGTCGGGATGTGTTACCGAAGTATAGAAAGAAGGAAAGGAGATCAGTCACGGATTGGATATAATACCAAGTCCTGGGGATTGGAGATGGAGAAAAATCAATACTTAGTGAGACATGACAGTAATAAGATCCCAATACCTGGTGAAGGCTCCAGTAAAAGAGTCGGGATAgatctggattatgaggccgggcggatctccttttatgatctgtgtgacccgatccgatatctccacaccttcaccactaccttcactgagcccctccatgctgtATTATGGGTAGGGTTTGGTTCCTGTATAAAGATATGTGGGGGAAATCAGATGTGA